In Biomphalaria glabrata chromosome 11, xgBioGlab47.1, whole genome shotgun sequence, the following proteins share a genomic window:
- the LOC129921778 gene encoding alpha-N-acetylgalactosamine-specific lectin-like: MSMNQDLTGKLYFEVKVLRLVLGGYLYTMKVPEKVYILMDALKYNAINDFWVGLDDILEEGVYRWADDDSLLIDNAVNSSWPWFAINQPDNLGNEDCIEYSKSIYPVNDISCSLLFRFICELEL; encoded by the exons ATGTCTATGAACCAAGATTTGACAGGCAAACTATATTTTGAAGTTAAAGTTTTGCGTTTAGTTTTAGGAGGATATCTGTACACTATGAAAGTTCCAGaaaaagtttacattttgatGGATGCCCTGAAGTACAACGCCATCAACGATTTTTGGGTAGGCCTGGATGACATCCTTGAAGAAGGTGTTTACCGATGGGCAGACGATGACTCTTTATTGATAGACAACGCCGTCAACTCCAGTTGGCCATGGTTCGCAATTA ATCAACCAGACAATTTGGGAAATGAAGATTGTATAGAATACAGTAAATCTATTTATCCTGTCAACGATATCTCCTGTTCTTTGCTGTTTAGATTTATTTGTGAGTTAGAACTATAA
- the LOC106075327 gene encoding zinc finger protein OZF-like isoform X1 produces MDNFTLDLKHVIKKEMEEDILSAPTSEEESPKLSCMSHCEPNCSLDQRNGMKRQCNGTEVPGEETDKKLNSSSDLKQDISHEMRETSNLNHFQMQFKKLKEKTFFKEKQKQDKENKCQTCLKVFPTSSKLKIHQMVHKEEKPFKCQLCLKAFSTSSNVKKHQLVHTGEKPFQCQICLKAFSQSSSLKEHQNVHTGEKPFTCQLCLKTFSASSKLKIHRRVHTGEKPFQCKICLKTFSYSSSLKQHQVLHTGEKQFQCQICLKDFSQYSNLKTHQVLHTGEKPFKCQICLELFSRSQQFKKHQMVHTGEKPFQCQICLKAFSQSSNLKTHQVLHTGEKPFKCQICLELFSRSQQFKKHQMVHTGEKPFQCQICLKAFSQYSNLKIHQVVHSGKEQYKCQICQEVFSQSSSFKQHLQIHNGEKLCQCQKCQRTFSHRSDLKRHQFVHSQNSKEELNCLTCNAILSSKLTLAIHLESHVNGKQFKCILCNNNFLSLQEIKNHLMIHINRMPLKCVLCNRRFCNAQLVEKHVSTHLM; encoded by the exons ATGGACAATTTTACTTTGGATCTAAAACATGtaattaaaaaggaaatggaGGAAGACATTTTGTCAGCCCCAACATCTGAAGAAGAATCTCCTAAGTTGTCTTGCATGTCACACTGTGAGCCAAACTGTTCTCTTGATCAGAGAAACGGGATGAAAAGACAATGTAACGGCACAGAAGTTCCAGGAGAAGAAACAGACAAGAAGTTGAATTCATCGTCAGACTTGAAACAGGACATTAGTCATGAAATGAGAGAAACATCAAATCTTAATCATTTCCAG atgcagtttaaaaaacttaaagaaaaaacttttttcaaagaaaaacaaaaacaagataaagaaaataaatgtcaaaCATGTCTGAAAGTATTTCCGAcatcttcaaaattaaaaatacatcaGATGGTCcataaagaagaaaaaccaTTTAAGTGCCAACTATGTCTAAAAGCATTTTCAACATCTTCAAATGTAAAGAAACATCAGCTAGTCCATacaggtgaaaaaccatttcaatgtcaaatatgtttgaAAGCTTTTTCTCAGtcatcaagtttaaaagaacATCAAAATGTCCATacaggtgaaaaaccatttaccTGCCAACTATGTCTAAAAACATTTTCAGCatcttcaaaattaaagataCATCGGCGAGTCCATacaggtgaaaaaccatttcaatgtaaaatatgtttaaaaactttttcttaTTCATCAAGTTTAAAACAACATCAAGTGCTCCATACAGGTGAAAAACAatttcaatgtcaaatatgtttgaAAGATTTTTCTCagtattcaaatttaaaaacacatCAAGTGCTCCATACAGGGGAAAAACCATTTAAGTGTCAAATATGCCTGGAGTTATTTTCAAGATctcaacaatttaaaaaacatcaaATGGTCCATACAGGAGAAAAaccatttcaatgtcaaatatgtttgaAAGCTTTTTCTCAGtcttcaaatttaaaaacacatCAAGTGCTCCATACAGGGGAAAAACCATTTAAGTGTCAAATATGCCTGGAGTTATTTTCAAGATctcaacaatttaaaaaacatcaaATGGTCCATACGGGAGAAAAaccatttcaatgtcaaatatgtttgaAAGCTTTTTCTCagtattcaaatttaaaaatacatcagGTGGTCCATTCTGGTAAAGAACaatataaatgtcaaatatgtcaggaAGTATTTTCTCAGTCTTCAAGTTTTAAACAACACCTTCAGATTCATAATGGTGAAAAACTATGTCAATGTCAAAAATGTCAGAGAACATTTTCTCACAGATCAGATTTAAAAAGACATCAATTTGTTCATAGCCAAAACTCAAAAGAGGAACTTAACTGTCTGACATGTAATGCCATTTTGTCCAGCAAGTTAACATTAGCAATACACTTAGAGAGTCATGTTAATGGAAAACAATTCAAATGTATCCTTTGCAATAACAATTTCTTATCCctgcaagaaataaaaaatcatttaatgaTACACATTAATAGAATGCctttgaaatgtgtactttgTAATAGACGTTTTTGTAATGCACAACTAGTAGAAAAACATGTTAGTACACATTTGATGTGA
- the LOC106075327 gene encoding uncharacterized protein LOC106075327 isoform X2, with product MDNFTLDLKHVIKKEMEEDILSAPTSEEESPKLSCMSHCEPNCSLDQRNGMKRQCNGTEVPGEETDKKLNSSSDLKQDISHEMRETSNLNHFQGHKFHLDKRKNKLTV from the exons ATGGACAATTTTACTTTGGATCTAAAACATGtaattaaaaaggaaatggaGGAAGACATTTTGTCAGCCCCAACATCTGAAGAAGAATCTCCTAAGTTGTCTTGCATGTCACACTGTGAGCCAAACTGTTCTCTTGATCAGAGAAACGGGATGAAAAGACAATGTAACGGCACAGAAGTTCCAGGAGAAGAAACAGACAAGAAGTTGAATTCATCGTCAGACTTGAAACAGGACATTAGTCATGAAATGAGAGAAACATCAAATCTTAATCATTTCCAG GGTCACAAGTTCCATCTGgataaaagaaagaataaacTGACTGTGTAA